The Halictus rubicundus isolate RS-2024b unplaced genomic scaffold, iyHalRubi1_principal scaffold0099, whole genome shotgun sequence genome has a window encoding:
- the LOC143363698 gene encoding uncharacterized protein LOC143363698, which produces MAPKVMYEIKDLDPTMDREELIQELARINLNHCRLAHYLLMQSAVDLGVDVVLIQEPLFNPGNWIYAPGGTTAVWVTRNNGHKRMEDGDKTDENFVAVRFKNMTLSPAWGSKEQNLKGTILLEELLTNNMSPCVPEGGHTFERGRATSNLDFVAVSQELLRPEFVLSKIQITEGAHTEKTNYGVKWKITRSGITRLGTALQRKLRENEMEQDSTYNDEKIDKFLTCMYESCDEALDKADITNNKEKRNPWWTAEIKKERTRTQRLRREVQIARKRGKEEEREANNFLYKLAKRNLQRMIGKAKEKHGKNYAIPSIKIARLHKELGLRPFSKCQYGFTRGTSTVHAMEEVKKAALEASNKNRYAVLIALDVKNAFNSLSWKAIHKELEKRNVSEYITRIIKDYFKNRRVEYEAPQENVKLSMKMGVPQGSVLGPFMWNVVYDELLNIVFTSRLNLTAETMPQTFSDVVVAQEEIAGRIKNCITNTDKLGAAKLSAVVLKKRIELLESYWRNFTANHNAMRPMPDYAASNYRKRGLYDEVEEAYIQNSSELVERLENLKPAASDVQRLQYLKASLTGAAAKVIARTSLTDANYSTAWAALERRYGGIRVLTTAHLGRLLDCPAVKRPSTEELTRVLDEFCQARDALAALKKSVDTWDDWFVTLLVRKLDSTTRLDWEKMFPDPTIMPSFVEIRDFLESRIHALASTQEPMCSSTTTKREETRKSEQRTAMTVQMTKGPSAKANNVRKCPLCSDNHQLGHCSQFKTLSAPERKEFVYRNKLCVSCFSGTHLLAACTSSYRCMVCGGHHHTSLHEAFRKSEAPAQPSSSSVNTFRSNRVVLLATARVQLKSPNGRSVFARALLDPGSEMSFVTDDVVQALRLPRRNVEVHLTGYQEINVGTVRHEVSVLLASSRDSKFRLALNALVTRKITAPTPAVEINDEKWTHLHGLPLADEDFRSPNRVELLLGADACGHLLLENRVGPMGTPPIVRTPFGWAPMGTTSSTKNDSAGPRVRSLLVQPARDLRDDWQRFWELEEVPTSTISTPQDEACEKHFQDTHRRDREGRYVVRLPFVATPGTDVGVPRSAAVRLLLSSERRRERDETLRQKYSEFLEEYERLGHMEFVSRHSTGRGSTINDYLAAGPKLQTDLWAVITRWRFHRHAFSTDIVKMFRQIKVHPEDRDWQRIVWRNDPSEEVRDFRLTTVTYGTTSAPYLASRVLLQLADDEKARFPRGAAILRANSYVDDILAGGDDIDDTEEARRQLTDILTAGGFPLDKWATNYLSSSSGLVQLLQGHQEAGALGLKWSTANDTLSLAAPKLRTATSGQRWTKRSVLSETARLFDPLGWLSPISIAAKILLQDLWLSGLSWDEPLSELFSERWKQLRFEMERTDRITVPRWIGYRAATSDSIELHGFSDASERAYSAAVFIRVPVTGARAETHLLMAKTKVAPTKPQSIPRLELCGALLLARLLRAVGDSMRPHSVTMHAWTDASVVLAWVRSHASRWKPFVAQRVAEIQRLLPDVEWRHARTDENPADLATRGISAQVLVDDDLWWSGPSWLSGPQEDWPGACDVDESEAPERRVTVTTTMARKTKSGDHPSLRAVFESPWDPLRFSSALRLVRVTAYMRRFANNARSIGTPQHGFLTATEIDEAWVSVHRMSQADDFGDELAGMEKDRQGVLRVGGRLDHAAVSFDQRHPVIVDRQSPLAPLLIRSAHLRTLHGGVNLTRATLRLRHWIPRDKTLVKRVVKGCVTCTRLQGRTSNQQMGMLPAQRVQPARAFSVSGVDYAGPIPMLMTRARGQRTTKGYIVVFVCLCTKAVHLDVVSDLSSASFIAAFKRFVARRGRCHQMLSDNATTFRGADQLLKRMFNAASTFYKETAELLAADGTEWRFIPPYSPHFGGLWEAAVKSAKRHLRRTIGEQQLTFEELSTLLCQVEAFPEPGDEITYDAGRRRWNLVSRLLEGFWQRWRTEYLSQLQTLPKWQRARENLAVGAVVLLKDDLAPPTKWPLGRVVEVHRGSDGRVRVAVVKTATRTTTRAIQRLVPLISSEHSTGEET; this is translated from the exons ATGGCGCCGAAAGTAATGTACGAAATTAAGGATTTGGACCCCACAATGGACAGGGAAGAGTTAATACAAGAACTAGCGAGG atAAATCTGAATCACTGTAGGTTGGCCCACTACCTCCTTATGCAATCAGCAGTGGACCTGGGAGTGGACGTAGTGTTGATCCAGGAACCACTGTTCAACCCGGGGAACTGGATATATGCACCAGGAGGTACAACAGCAGTGTGGGTGACAAGGAACAACGGCCACAAGAGAATGGAAGATGGTGACAAAACGGACGAAAATTTCGTAGCTGTAAGATTTAAAAACATGACACTC tccccagcctggggatcaAAAGAACAAAACCTGAAGGGGACAATTCTCCTAGAGGAGCTATTAACGAACAACATGAGCCCATGTGTGCCAGAAGGGGGgcacacctttgagagaggaCGTGCCACCTCGAATCTCGACTTTGTGGCAGTATCACAAGAGCTACTCAGGCCAGAATTTGTATTATCAA AAATTCAAATAACAGAAGGAGCCCATACAGAAAAAACGAACTACGGAGTAAAGTGGAAAATTACCAGGTCGGGAATcaccaggctggggacggccTTGCAGCGCAAACTGAGAGAGAACGAAATGGAGCAGGATAGTACGTACAACGACGAGAAAATAGACAAATTCCTGACATGCATGTACGAGAGCTGCGATGAAGCCTTAGACAAGGCAGATATAACGAAtaacaaagaaaaaaggaacCCCTGGTGGACAgcagaaattaaaaaagaaagaacaagGACCCAGAGACTGAGGAGAGAGGTCCAAATCGCGAGAAaaaggggaaaagaagaagagagggaAGCGAACAATTTTCTGTACAAACTAGCCAAAAGAAACTTGCAAAGAATGATCgggaaagcaaaagaaaaacatGGAAAGAATTATGCGATACCATCGATAAAGAT aGCCAGACTGCACAAGGAATTGGGACTGAGGCCATTTAGCAAATGTCAATATGGTTTTACTAGAGGCACATCCACGGTGCATGCAATGGAAGAAGTAAAAAAGGCGGCATTAGAGGCctcaaataaaaatagatacGCAGTCCTGATAGCCTTGGACGTAAAGAACGCGTTTAATTCGTTAAGTTGGAAGGCCATCCACAAGGAGTTGGAGAAAAGAAATGTTTCAGAATATATAACGAGAATAATAAaggattattttaaaaatagaagAGTCGAATACGAAGCACCACAGGAAAACGTAAAACTAAGCATGAAAATGGGAGTACCACAGGGCTCAGTATTGGGTCCATTTATGTGGAATGTCGTGTACGATGAATTACTGAATA TTGTTTTTACGTCCCGTTTGAATTTAACTGCCGAAACAATGCCGCAAACGTTCAGCGATGTAGTGGTCGCTCAGGAGGAGATCGCTGGCCGCATTAAGAACTGCATTACCAATACCGACAAATTGGGGGCAGCGAAACTCTCCGCGGTTGTGCTGAAGAAAAGGATCGAATTGCTGGAAAGTTACTGGCGCAACTTCACCGCAAATCACAACGCTATGAGACCGATGCCAGATTACGCCGCCAGTAACTACAGGAAGAGAGGCCTATACGACGAAGTCGAGGAAGCCTACATTCAGAACTCCTCTGAATTGGTGGAGAGGCTAGAAAACCTGAAGCCCGCCGCCTCA GACGTCCAACGCCTACAATATTTGAAGGCGAGCCTTACCGGTGCGGCTGCGAAGGTCATCGCGCGTACGTCCCTGACAGATGCGAACTATTCGACGGCGTGGGCGGCACTCGAACGTCGTTATGGAGGCATCCGTGTACTGACCACCGCTCACCTCGGAAGACTACTGGACTGCCCGGCAGTAAAACGACCGTCGACGGAAGAATTGACCAGAGTCCTCGACGAGTTCTGTCAAGCTCGAGATGCTCTGGCCGCGCTAAAAAAATCAGTCGACACTTGGGACGACTGGTTCGTAACACTCCTCGTCAGGAAGCTGGACTCGACGACGCGCCTGGACTGGGAAAAAATGTTCCCGGATCCGACGATCATGCCGTCTTTCGTGGAAATTCGAGATTTCCTCGAATCACGCATCCATGCCTTGGCCTCGACTCAAGAGCCGATGTGTTCGTCAACAACGACCAAGCGAGAGGAGACGCGAAAGTCCGAacagaggacggccatgactgTGCAGATGACCAAGGGGCCATCCGCGAAGGCCAACAACGTACGGAAGTGCCCGCTGTGCTCGGACAACCACCAGCTAGGGCACTGCAGCCAGTTTAAAACCCTTAGCGCGCCGGAACGCAAGGAATTTGTGTATCGAAACAAATTGTGCGTTTCGTGCTTCTCGGGAACCCACTTGCTCGCGGCGTGCACGTCTTCCTATCGGTGCATGGTGTGCGGCGGTCATCACCACACTTCGCTTCACGAGGCGTTCCGGAAGAGTGAAGCTCCCGCGCAGCCAAGCTCAAGTTCGGTGAACACGTTCAGGTCGAATCGCGTTGTTTTACTGGCCACCGCGCGCGTCCAGTTGAAGTCCCCGAACGGTCGCAGTGTCTTCGctcgcgcgttactcgatcCCGGGTCCGAAATGTCATTCGTGACGGACGATGTCGTGCAAGCGTTACGTCTTCCGCGCCGGAACGTGGAGGTTCATTTGACCGGATACCAGGAGATAAACGTGGGCACGGTACGCCACGAAGTGTCCGTGCTACTTGCGTCTAGTCGCGACTCCAAGTTCCGACTCGCGTTAAACGCGCTGGTGACGCGAAAAATTACCGCTCCGACTCCAGCGGTAGAAATTAACGACGAGAAGTGGACTCACCTCCACGGACTTCCGTTGGCCGACGAGGACTTCCGCTCTCCGAACAGGGTGGAATTACTTCTCGGGGCAGATGCGTGTGGTCACCTCCTCCTCGAGAATCGAGTCGGACCAATGGGCACTCCTCcaattgttcgaacgcccttcggcTGGGCGCCGATGGGCACAACCTCATCCACGAAAAACGACAGCGCTGGACCTCGGGTGCGATCCTTGCTAGTTCAGCCTGCACGAGACCTCCGAGACGATTGGCAGAGGTTCTGGGAACTGGAGGAAGTGCCAACGAGCACAATAAGCACGCCTCAGGACGAAGCATGCGAAAAGCACTTCCAAGATACACACCGCAGAGATCGGGAAGGACGCTACGTTGTGCGCTTACCGTTCGTTGCCACCCCAGGCACCGATGTCGGAGTTCCGCGATCGGCTGCCGTTCGCTTGCTCTTATCGTCCGAAAGGAGACGAGAAAGGGACGAGACGCTCCGACAGAAATACTCCGAATTCCTGGAGGAGTACGAACGGCTCGGGCACATGGAGTTCGTCTCGCGGCACTCGActg GCAGAGGCAGTACCATTAACGACTACCTGGCTGCCGGACCGAAGCTCCAAACTGACCTCTGGGCCGTAATAACGAGGTGGCGATTCCATCGGCATGCCTTTTCGAcggacattgtaaaaatgtttcgccagATCAAGGTGCATCCAGAGGACAGGGACTGGCAGAGGATCGTCTGGAGGAACGATCCAAGCGAGGAAGTACGGGACTTCCGTTTGACGACGGTGACCTACGGCACGACGTCGGCTCCGTACCTCGCCTCGAGAGTACTGCTCCAACTTGCCGACGACGAGAAGGCTCGATTTCCGCGGGGTGCAGCGATTCTCCGAGCGAATTCGTATGTCGATGACATTCTGGCCGGAGGAGATGACATCGACGACACCGAGGAGGCTCGACGTCAACTCACGGACATCCTGACGGCGGGCGGATTCCCGCTGGATAAGTGGGCGACCAACTACTTGTCGTCGAGCTCCGGTCTCGTTCAGTTGTTGCAgggtcaccaagaggcaggagcaCTGGGACTCAAATGGAGCACGGCGAACGACACTCTGTCTCTTGCGGCTCCGAAGCTCAGGACTGCCACATCAGGTCAACGATGGACCAAACGATCGGTTTTGTCTGAGACGGCCAGGCTTTTCGATCCATTGGGGTGGCTGTCTCCGATCAGCATTGCCGCGAAGATCCTGCTGCAGGACCTCTGGTTGTCTGGATTGTCGTGGGACGAGCCGCTGTCTGAGCTGTTTTCCGAGCGATGGAAGCAACTTCGATTCGAGATGGAGAGGACCGATCGAATCACAGTTCCGAGATGGATTGGCTATCGTGCGGCGACCAGCGACAGTATAGAGCTGCACGGGTTCAGCGACGCGTCGGAAAGGGCATACTCCGCAGCCGTCTTCATAAGGGTGCCAGTTACCGGTGCAAGGGCCGAGACGCACCTACTGATGGCGAAGACCAAGGTCGCTCCAACGAAACCACAGAGCATTCCCAGGCTGGAGCTGTGCGGCGCTCTACTGCTGGCCCGATTGCTGAGAGCAGTAGGAGATTCGATGCGGCCTCACAGCGTGACTATGCATGCgtggaccgatgcatcggtcgtcCTAGCCTGGGTGAGGTCTCATGCTTCCAGGTGGAAACCGTTTGTGGCACAGAGGGTGGCCGAGATCCAGCGCCTGCTACCGGACGTTGAGTGGCGACacgcgaggacagacgaaaatCCTGCGGACCTTGCCACGCGTGGGATTTCAGCGCAGGTACTGGTCGACGATGACCTCTGGTGGAGCGGTCCCTCGTGGTTGTCAGGGCCTCAGGAGGATTGGCCTGGCGCATGTGACGTCGACGAGAGCGAGGCTCCGGAGCGCAGAGTGACGGTCACGACGACGATGGCAAGGAAGACGAAGTCCGGCGACCATCCCAGTCTGCGAGCCGTCTTCGAATCGCCCTGGGACCCTCTCCGATTCTCGTCAGCGTTGAGGCTGGTCCGAGTGACCGCGTATATGCGACGATTCGCAAATAACGCTCGCTCCATCGGTACACCGCAGCACGGGTTCCTGACAGCCACCGAAATCGACGAGGCGTGGGTGAGCGTCCACCGAATGAGCCAAGCTGACGACTTTGGCGACGAACTTGCTGGAATGGAGAAGG ATCGTCAAGGTGTCTTACGAGTGGGAGGACGACTGGACCACGCAGCAGTTTCATTCGACCAGAGACATCCTGTGATAGTCGACCGACAGTCTCCGTTGGCACCATTGCTGATCCGGTCAGCTCATCTTCGGACGCTCCATGGGGGAGTGAACTTGACGCGGGCGACGCTCAGGCTCCGCCACTGGATTCCGCGAGACAAGACGCTGGTGAAACGGGTCGTAAAAGGTTGCGTTACCTGCACTCGACTCCAAGGGCGCACCAGCAACCAGCAAATGGGAATGCTGCCTGCCCAGCGAGTGCAACCAGCCAGGGCATTCTCGGTCAGCGGAGTCGATTATGCTGGTCCGATTCCGATGCTCATGACGAGAGCAAGAGGACAACGGACCACCAAAGGATACATCGTCGTTTTCGTGTGCCTGTGCACGAAGGCGGTCCACTTAGATGTCGTGTCCGATTTGTCCTCAGCCTCCTTCATCGCCGCTTTCAAACGCTTCGTAGCTAGACGCGGAAGATGTCACCAGATGCTGAGTGACAACGCTACGACGTTCAGAGGTGCCGATCAGCTTCTGAAGCGCATGTTCAACGCTGCATCGACCTTTTACAAGGAAACGGCGGAATTGCTGGCCGCCGACGGAACGGAATGGAGGTTCATACCGCCGTATTCTCCTCATTTCGGCGGTctgtgggaagcggccgtgaaatccgCGAAGAGGCATCTACGACGCACAATAGGGGAACAACAGCTCACCTTCGAGGAGCTTTCCACCTTGCTGTGTCAAGTGGAAGCTT TTCCAGAACCGGGTGACGAAATCACGTACGACGCAGGCCGACGGAGATGGAACCTTGTATCCAGACTTCTGGAAGGTTTCTGGCAGCGGTGGCGTACCGAATACCTGAGCCAGCTGCAGACTCTTCCGAAATGGCAAAGGGCACGGGAGAATCTTGCTGTCGGAGCGGTCGTGCTCCTGAAGGACGATCTCGCGCCGCCTACGAAATGGCCTCTCGGACGAGTCGTCGAGGTGCATCGGGGATCCGACGGACGAGTGCGTGTGGCTGTCGTGAAGACCGCTACCCGTACCACCACCAGAGCCATCCAGCGCCTTGTACCGCTCATTTCCTCCGAGCATTCCACCGGCGAGGAAACGTGA